In Populus alba chromosome 9, ASM523922v2, whole genome shotgun sequence, a genomic segment contains:
- the LOC118058932 gene encoding SUMO-activating enzyme subunit 2 isoform X2 yields the protein MASLQHSQAIKGAKVLMVGAGGIGCELLKTLALSGFQDIHIIDMDTIEVSNLNRQFLFRQSHVGQSKAKVARDAVLRFRPHISITPYHANVKDSNFNVDFFKQFNVVLNGLDNLDARRHVNRLCLAAEVPLVESGTTGFLGQVTVHVKGKTECYECQPKPAPKTYPVCTITSTPSKFVHCIVWAKELLFAKLFGDKNQVNDLNVRSNDACSSSENTNDVFEWRDDEDFEQYGRRIYDHVFGYNIELALSDEETWKKRNKPRPIYSRDVLPDKMIQQNGNVDKTDDLSSASAMASLGLKNPQDIWCLMENTRVFLEALKLFFTNRKKEIGNLSFDKDDQLAVEFVTAAANIRAASFNIPSHSLFEAKGIAGNIVHAVATTNAIVAGLIVIEAIKVLKKDTDCYRMTYCLEHPSKKMLLMPVEPFEPNKSCFVCSSQTPLSLEINTHRSKLRDFVEKIVKAKLGMNSPLIMCGAALLYEVGDDLEEDMIANYTANLEKVLSELPSPVTGGKMLTVEDLQQEFTCNIYIKHREEFDEEKEPDGMVLSGWTQAPPEKKDDKTSIGNGASSSKSLPTEPMDAQKDIEVKEISDGTASPGKKRKMPEFSEGCTLDQSNDADETRNDKKIQKLDDDDDDDLVMLDHWGKDTSKKQRLQ from the exons atGGCTTCTCTTCAACACTCACAAGCGATAAAG ggtgcAAAAGTGCTTATGGTTGGAGCAGGTGGGATTGGTTGTGAGTTACTTAAGACTCTTGCTCTTTCTGGCTTTCAAGATATTCATATT ATTGACATGGACACCATAGAAGTAAGCAACCTTAATAGACAATTTCTGTTCCGTCAATCACATGTTGGACAGTCTAAAGCAAAG GTCGCTCGTGATGCCGTGTTAAGATTTAGGCCTCACATAAGCATTACCCCTTACCATGCAAATGTGAAGGATTCTAACTTCAATGTCGACTTCTTCAAGCAATTTAATGTTGTTCTGAATGGACTTGATAACTTGGATGCTAGGCGACATGTGAACCGCCTTTGCTTGGCTGCTGAAGTTCCTTTGGTTGAAAGTGGAACTACTGGGTTCCTAGGACAG GTTACAGTGCATGTGAAGGGAAAAACAGAGTGCTATGAGTGTCAACCTAAACCTGCCCCAAAGACATATCCTGTCTGCACAATTACTAGTACTCCATCAAAG TTTGTTCACTGTATTGTTTGGGCGAAGGAACTGCTTTTTGCAAAATTATTTGGAGACAAGAACCAGGTAAATGATTTAAATGTGCGCTCTAATGATGCTTGTAGCTCATCTGAAAACACAAACGATGTATTTGAATGGAGAGATGATGAAGACTTTGAGCAATATGGAAGAAGAATATATGATCATGTTTTCGGCTATAACATTGAACTAGCTTTGTCTGATGAAGAGACATGGAAAAAACGCAATAAGCCAAGGCCCATCTATAGTAGGGATGTCCTGCCTGACAAAATGATCCAACAGAATGGAAATGTTGATAAAACTGATGATCTTTCTTCAGCATCTGCCATGGCATCTTTAGGCCTAAAGAATCCACAGGATATATGGTGCCTAATGGAAAATACAAGAGTTTTTCTGGAGGCTTTGAAGCTATTTTTTACAAACAGAAAAAAG GAGATTGGGAACCTGAGTTTTGACAAAGATGATCAGCTAGCTGTGGAATTTGTTACTGCAGCTGCAAATATTCGGGCTGCTTCATTTAACATTCCTTCACACAGCCTTTTTGAAGCTAAAGGTATTGCTGGGAATATTGTACATGCTGTTGCAACAACAAATGCTATTGTAGCTGGTTTAATTGTCATTGAAGCAATCAAGGTGTTGAAAAAGGATACTGACTGTTACAG GATGACATATTGTCTCGAACATCCATCTAAAAAAATGCTTCTTATGCCAGTGGAACCCTTTGAGCCAAACAAGTCCTGCTTTGTTTGTTCTTCTCAG ACACCTCTGTCACTGGAGATTAATACTCATCGTTCAAAGTTGCGGGATTTTGTTGAAAAGATAGTAAAAGCCAAGCTTGGTATGAACTCCCCCCTGATTATGTGTGGCGCAGCCCTTCTTTATGAGGTTGGTGATGATCTTGAAGAAGACATGATAGCAAATTATACAGCAAACCTTGAAAAG GTACTATCTGAGCTTCCTTCTCCAGTCACTGGTGGGAAAATGCTCACAGTAGAGGATCTTCAACAGGAGTTCACATGCAATATCTATATTAAGCATAG AGAAGAATTTGATGAGGAGAAAGAACCTGATGGAATGGTTCTTTCAGGATGGACACAAGCTCCTCCTGAGAAGAAGGATGATAAAACATCTATTGGAAATGGTGCAAGTTCATCAAAATCATTGCCAACAGAGCCTATGGATGCCCAGAAAGATATTGAGGTGAAAGAAATTTCAGATGGGACTGCTAGTCcaggaaagaagagaaaaatgccTGAGTTTTCCGAGGGCTGCACTCTGGATCAGTCAAATGATGCTGATGAAACTAGGAATGACAAGAAAATCCAAAAGCTtgacgatgacgatgacgatgaccTTGTCATGCTTGATCATTGGGGTAAGGACACAAGCAAGAAGCAAAGATTGCAGTAG
- the LOC118058932 gene encoding SUMO-activating enzyme subunit 2 isoform X4 has translation MDTIEVSNLNRQFLFRQSHVGQSKAKVARDAVLRFRPHISITPYHANVKDSNFNVDFFKQFNVVLNGLDNLDARRHVNRLCLAAEVPLVESGTTGFLGQVTVHVKGKTECYECQPKPAPKTYPVCTITSTPSKFVHCIVWAKELLFAKLFGDKNQVNDLNVRSNDACSSSENTNDVFEWRDDEDFEQYGRRIYDHVFGYNIELALSDEETWKKRNKPRPIYSRDVLPDKMIQQNGNVDKTDDLSSASAMASLGLKNPQDIWCLMENTRVFLEALKLFFTNRKKEIGNLSFDKDDQLAVEFVTAAANIRAASFNIPSHSLFEAKGIAGNIVHAVATTNAIVAGLIVIEAIKVLKKDTDCYREKLMRMTYCLEHPSKKMLLMPVEPFEPNKSCFVCSSQTPLSLEINTHRSKLRDFVEKIVKAKLGMNSPLIMCGAALLYEVGDDLEEDMIANYTANLEKVLSELPSPVTGGKMLTVEDLQQEFTCNIYIKHREEFDEEKEPDGMVLSGWTQAPPEKKDDKTSIGNGASSSKSLPTEPMDAQKDIEVKEISDGTASPGKKRKMPEFSEGCTLDQSNDADETRNDKKIQKLDDDDDDDLVMLDHWGKDTSKKQRLQ, from the exons ATGGACACCATAGAAGTAAGCAACCTTAATAGACAATTTCTGTTCCGTCAATCACATGTTGGACAGTCTAAAGCAAAG GTCGCTCGTGATGCCGTGTTAAGATTTAGGCCTCACATAAGCATTACCCCTTACCATGCAAATGTGAAGGATTCTAACTTCAATGTCGACTTCTTCAAGCAATTTAATGTTGTTCTGAATGGACTTGATAACTTGGATGCTAGGCGACATGTGAACCGCCTTTGCTTGGCTGCTGAAGTTCCTTTGGTTGAAAGTGGAACTACTGGGTTCCTAGGACAG GTTACAGTGCATGTGAAGGGAAAAACAGAGTGCTATGAGTGTCAACCTAAACCTGCCCCAAAGACATATCCTGTCTGCACAATTACTAGTACTCCATCAAAG TTTGTTCACTGTATTGTTTGGGCGAAGGAACTGCTTTTTGCAAAATTATTTGGAGACAAGAACCAGGTAAATGATTTAAATGTGCGCTCTAATGATGCTTGTAGCTCATCTGAAAACACAAACGATGTATTTGAATGGAGAGATGATGAAGACTTTGAGCAATATGGAAGAAGAATATATGATCATGTTTTCGGCTATAACATTGAACTAGCTTTGTCTGATGAAGAGACATGGAAAAAACGCAATAAGCCAAGGCCCATCTATAGTAGGGATGTCCTGCCTGACAAAATGATCCAACAGAATGGAAATGTTGATAAAACTGATGATCTTTCTTCAGCATCTGCCATGGCATCTTTAGGCCTAAAGAATCCACAGGATATATGGTGCCTAATGGAAAATACAAGAGTTTTTCTGGAGGCTTTGAAGCTATTTTTTACAAACAGAAAAAAG GAGATTGGGAACCTGAGTTTTGACAAAGATGATCAGCTAGCTGTGGAATTTGTTACTGCAGCTGCAAATATTCGGGCTGCTTCATTTAACATTCCTTCACACAGCCTTTTTGAAGCTAAAGGTATTGCTGGGAATATTGTACATGCTGTTGCAACAACAAATGCTATTGTAGCTGGTTTAATTGTCATTGAAGCAATCAAGGTGTTGAAAAAGGATACTGACTGTTACAG AGAAAAGCTAATGAG GATGACATATTGTCTCGAACATCCATCTAAAAAAATGCTTCTTATGCCAGTGGAACCCTTTGAGCCAAACAAGTCCTGCTTTGTTTGTTCTTCTCAG ACACCTCTGTCACTGGAGATTAATACTCATCGTTCAAAGTTGCGGGATTTTGTTGAAAAGATAGTAAAAGCCAAGCTTGGTATGAACTCCCCCCTGATTATGTGTGGCGCAGCCCTTCTTTATGAGGTTGGTGATGATCTTGAAGAAGACATGATAGCAAATTATACAGCAAACCTTGAAAAG GTACTATCTGAGCTTCCTTCTCCAGTCACTGGTGGGAAAATGCTCACAGTAGAGGATCTTCAACAGGAGTTCACATGCAATATCTATATTAAGCATAG AGAAGAATTTGATGAGGAGAAAGAACCTGATGGAATGGTTCTTTCAGGATGGACACAAGCTCCTCCTGAGAAGAAGGATGATAAAACATCTATTGGAAATGGTGCAAGTTCATCAAAATCATTGCCAACAGAGCCTATGGATGCCCAGAAAGATATTGAGGTGAAAGAAATTTCAGATGGGACTGCTAGTCcaggaaagaagagaaaaatgccTGAGTTTTCCGAGGGCTGCACTCTGGATCAGTCAAATGATGCTGATGAAACTAGGAATGACAAGAAAATCCAAAAGCTtgacgatgacgatgacgatgaccTTGTCATGCTTGATCATTGGGGTAAGGACACAAGCAAGAAGCAAAGATTGCAGTAG
- the LOC118058930 gene encoding uncharacterized protein, which translates to MGGACCVAARDKNIVSGPGGDILHRNIRYSPSWSFRWDNRGRVAGEDTSIGWFSGGISRNYGSDIKHESTYASEDGSPTESFQRRTWQKSPTSEGTAARVRTPTSDQSILRNISMDLSLEQVEESTESTAVLKLSPAKSSLSLPSSSSSSTSPLPSQGHLHPASSTPRWLQHSSRHQLTMPVSDELIPGLKSSKSIPVSDERPPIPSWSNGSTRGCHGESSDGWSMHAFSELTATSNRESWSFDNECLGFNHKKTRSSGRNSSFPSVDLQTCGICLKLLTEKSLWSSQKLIASNELSVVAVLTCGHAYHAECLEALTPEIDKYDPACPFCTLGEKQAFHLSQKALKTETDLKARNKKLRSRVVDSDLDGHSIMFDRLKGGGQEGKGPEMGSSASMKSSLAKPFLGRHFSFGSKGSRSSTETHSTRKKGFFWTKSLRG; encoded by the exons ATGGGAGGTGCTTGTTGTGTTGCTGCtagagataaaaatatagtaagtGGACCAGGTGGTGACATCTTGCATAGAAATATTCGTTATTCACCATCTTGGAGCTTTAGATGGGATAATCGAGGGCGAGTAGCAGGGGAAGATACTTCGATCGGTTGGTTTTCTGGTGGAATTAGCAGGAATTATGGATCAGATATTAAACATGAATCAACCTATGCATCTGAGGATGGAAGCCCAACGGAGAGTTTCCAGAGACGTACATGGCAGAAATCCCCAACATCTGAAGGAACTGCTGCTCGTGTGAGGACTCCTACTTCAG ATCAATCCATCTTGAGGAATATCTCAATGGACTTGAGTTTGGAACAG GTGGAGGAGTCAACAGAATCCACTGCAGTTCTGAAACTATCTCCTGCAAAATCCTCGCTTTCATTGCCCTCATCTTCATCCTCATCAACATCTCCACTTCCATCCCAAGGTCACTTACATCCTGCCAGCTCAACACCAAGGTGGCTCCAGCATTCTTCTAGACATCAACTAACAATGCCAGTATCTGATGAGCTAATCCCTGGATTGAAGTCATCAAAGAGCATCCCAGTTTCTGATGAGAGGCCTCCTATTCCTTCATGGAGCAATGGATCAACTCGGGGATGCCATGGTGAGTCTTCAGATGGTTGGTCTATGCATGCATTTTCTGAGCTCACGGCCACTTCCAATAGAGAAAGTTGGTCTTTCGATAACGAGTGCTTGGGCTTTAATCATAAGAAGACAAGATCCAGCGGTCGAAACTCATCTTTTCCTTCGGTGGATCTTCAAACTTGTGGGATCTGCTTGAAGCTATTGACTGAAAAATCTTTGTGGAGCAGCCAGAAGCTTATTGCTAGCAATGAGCTCTCCGTTGTTGCTGTCTTAACTTGTGGTCATGCTTATCATGCTGAGTGTTTGGAAGCTTTGACACCTGAAATTGATAAGTATGATCCTGCATGCCCATTTTGTACCTTGGGAGAGAAGCAGGCCTTTCATCTGTCTCAAAAAGCTTTAAAAACAGAAACGGATTTGAAGGCTAGAAACAAGAAACTGAGGAGCAGAGTAGTTGATAGTGATCTTGATGGTCATTCTATCATGTTTGATCGCTTAAAAGGTGGTGGACAGGAAGGAAAGGGTCCCGAGATGGGCTCAAGTGCCAGCATGAAAAGCTCCTTGGCGAAGCCTTTCTTGGGGAGACATTTTTCATTTGGATCCAAAGGGAGTAGATCCTCCACGGAGACTCACTCAACTAGAAAGAAAGGGTTCTTCTGGACAAAATCTTTGAGGGGATGA
- the LOC118058931 gene encoding uncharacterized protein, translated as MIAATVVDELGNPIQLTDEHGNPVKLTDEHGNPVHIAGVATTKQPPTLGDIISSDTVPGTGHLSSTARSEDAMKGGIRETGHHGEVAGDQWVHKKEEHDETSSASSSGSSEDDGQGGRRKKKKGLKQKIKEKLTGGKHKEEHGYTVDVHTTTTGPAGGQYQEQEKKSMIEKIKGKLPGHHSHH; from the exons ATGATAGCTGCTACAGTAGTAGATGAGCTGGGTAATCCAATTCAACTCACAGATGAACATGGCAACCCAGTTAAATTAACAGATGAACATGGTAACCCTGTGCACATCGCCGGCGTAGCCACCACCAAACAGCCTCCAACGCTTGGCGATATAATAAGTAGTGATACGGTGCCTGGTACTGGACATTTGTCTAGCACTGCCAGGAGTGAAGATGCAATGAAGGGTGGCATTCGTGAGACGGGTCATCATGGCGAGGTTGCTGGTGATCAGTGGGTACATAAGAAAGAGGAGCATGACGAGACTTCATCTGCTTCAAGCTCTGGCTCG TCTGAGGACGATGGGCAAGGagggagaaggaagaagaagaagggactGAAGCAGAAAATAAAGGAGAAATTAACTGGCGGGAAGCACAAGGAAGAGCATGGATATACTGTAGACGTGCACACCACTACCACAGGTCCGGCTGGAGGACAGTACCAGGAACAGGAGAAGAAAAGTATGATCGAAAAAATCAAGGGAAAATTGCCTGGCCACCATAGCCATCATTAA
- the LOC118058932 gene encoding SUMO-activating enzyme subunit 2 isoform X3, with translation MASLQHSQAIKIDMDTIEVSNLNRQFLFRQSHVGQSKAKVARDAVLRFRPHISITPYHANVKDSNFNVDFFKQFNVVLNGLDNLDARRHVNRLCLAAEVPLVESGTTGFLGQVTVHVKGKTECYECQPKPAPKTYPVCTITSTPSKFVHCIVWAKELLFAKLFGDKNQVNDLNVRSNDACSSSENTNDVFEWRDDEDFEQYGRRIYDHVFGYNIELALSDEETWKKRNKPRPIYSRDVLPDKMIQQNGNVDKTDDLSSASAMASLGLKNPQDIWCLMENTRVFLEALKLFFTNRKKEIGNLSFDKDDQLAVEFVTAAANIRAASFNIPSHSLFEAKGIAGNIVHAVATTNAIVAGLIVIEAIKVLKKDTDCYREKLMRMTYCLEHPSKKMLLMPVEPFEPNKSCFVCSSQTPLSLEINTHRSKLRDFVEKIVKAKLGMNSPLIMCGAALLYEVGDDLEEDMIANYTANLEKVLSELPSPVTGGKMLTVEDLQQEFTCNIYIKHREEFDEEKEPDGMVLSGWTQAPPEKKDDKTSIGNGASSSKSLPTEPMDAQKDIEVKEISDGTASPGKKRKMPEFSEGCTLDQSNDADETRNDKKIQKLDDDDDDDLVMLDHWGKDTSKKQRLQ, from the exons atGGCTTCTCTTCAACACTCACAAGCGATAAAG ATTGACATGGACACCATAGAAGTAAGCAACCTTAATAGACAATTTCTGTTCCGTCAATCACATGTTGGACAGTCTAAAGCAAAG GTCGCTCGTGATGCCGTGTTAAGATTTAGGCCTCACATAAGCATTACCCCTTACCATGCAAATGTGAAGGATTCTAACTTCAATGTCGACTTCTTCAAGCAATTTAATGTTGTTCTGAATGGACTTGATAACTTGGATGCTAGGCGACATGTGAACCGCCTTTGCTTGGCTGCTGAAGTTCCTTTGGTTGAAAGTGGAACTACTGGGTTCCTAGGACAG GTTACAGTGCATGTGAAGGGAAAAACAGAGTGCTATGAGTGTCAACCTAAACCTGCCCCAAAGACATATCCTGTCTGCACAATTACTAGTACTCCATCAAAG TTTGTTCACTGTATTGTTTGGGCGAAGGAACTGCTTTTTGCAAAATTATTTGGAGACAAGAACCAGGTAAATGATTTAAATGTGCGCTCTAATGATGCTTGTAGCTCATCTGAAAACACAAACGATGTATTTGAATGGAGAGATGATGAAGACTTTGAGCAATATGGAAGAAGAATATATGATCATGTTTTCGGCTATAACATTGAACTAGCTTTGTCTGATGAAGAGACATGGAAAAAACGCAATAAGCCAAGGCCCATCTATAGTAGGGATGTCCTGCCTGACAAAATGATCCAACAGAATGGAAATGTTGATAAAACTGATGATCTTTCTTCAGCATCTGCCATGGCATCTTTAGGCCTAAAGAATCCACAGGATATATGGTGCCTAATGGAAAATACAAGAGTTTTTCTGGAGGCTTTGAAGCTATTTTTTACAAACAGAAAAAAG GAGATTGGGAACCTGAGTTTTGACAAAGATGATCAGCTAGCTGTGGAATTTGTTACTGCAGCTGCAAATATTCGGGCTGCTTCATTTAACATTCCTTCACACAGCCTTTTTGAAGCTAAAGGTATTGCTGGGAATATTGTACATGCTGTTGCAACAACAAATGCTATTGTAGCTGGTTTAATTGTCATTGAAGCAATCAAGGTGTTGAAAAAGGATACTGACTGTTACAG AGAAAAGCTAATGAG GATGACATATTGTCTCGAACATCCATCTAAAAAAATGCTTCTTATGCCAGTGGAACCCTTTGAGCCAAACAAGTCCTGCTTTGTTTGTTCTTCTCAG ACACCTCTGTCACTGGAGATTAATACTCATCGTTCAAAGTTGCGGGATTTTGTTGAAAAGATAGTAAAAGCCAAGCTTGGTATGAACTCCCCCCTGATTATGTGTGGCGCAGCCCTTCTTTATGAGGTTGGTGATGATCTTGAAGAAGACATGATAGCAAATTATACAGCAAACCTTGAAAAG GTACTATCTGAGCTTCCTTCTCCAGTCACTGGTGGGAAAATGCTCACAGTAGAGGATCTTCAACAGGAGTTCACATGCAATATCTATATTAAGCATAG AGAAGAATTTGATGAGGAGAAAGAACCTGATGGAATGGTTCTTTCAGGATGGACACAAGCTCCTCCTGAGAAGAAGGATGATAAAACATCTATTGGAAATGGTGCAAGTTCATCAAAATCATTGCCAACAGAGCCTATGGATGCCCAGAAAGATATTGAGGTGAAAGAAATTTCAGATGGGACTGCTAGTCcaggaaagaagagaaaaatgccTGAGTTTTCCGAGGGCTGCACTCTGGATCAGTCAAATGATGCTGATGAAACTAGGAATGACAAGAAAATCCAAAAGCTtgacgatgacgatgacgatgaccTTGTCATGCTTGATCATTGGGGTAAGGACACAAGCAAGAAGCAAAGATTGCAGTAG
- the LOC118058932 gene encoding SUMO-activating enzyme subunit 2 isoform X1, which translates to MASLQHSQAIKGAKVLMVGAGGIGCELLKTLALSGFQDIHIIDMDTIEVSNLNRQFLFRQSHVGQSKAKVARDAVLRFRPHISITPYHANVKDSNFNVDFFKQFNVVLNGLDNLDARRHVNRLCLAAEVPLVESGTTGFLGQVTVHVKGKTECYECQPKPAPKTYPVCTITSTPSKFVHCIVWAKELLFAKLFGDKNQVNDLNVRSNDACSSSENTNDVFEWRDDEDFEQYGRRIYDHVFGYNIELALSDEETWKKRNKPRPIYSRDVLPDKMIQQNGNVDKTDDLSSASAMASLGLKNPQDIWCLMENTRVFLEALKLFFTNRKKEIGNLSFDKDDQLAVEFVTAAANIRAASFNIPSHSLFEAKGIAGNIVHAVATTNAIVAGLIVIEAIKVLKKDTDCYREKLMRMTYCLEHPSKKMLLMPVEPFEPNKSCFVCSSQTPLSLEINTHRSKLRDFVEKIVKAKLGMNSPLIMCGAALLYEVGDDLEEDMIANYTANLEKVLSELPSPVTGGKMLTVEDLQQEFTCNIYIKHREEFDEEKEPDGMVLSGWTQAPPEKKDDKTSIGNGASSSKSLPTEPMDAQKDIEVKEISDGTASPGKKRKMPEFSEGCTLDQSNDADETRNDKKIQKLDDDDDDDLVMLDHWGKDTSKKQRLQ; encoded by the exons atGGCTTCTCTTCAACACTCACAAGCGATAAAG ggtgcAAAAGTGCTTATGGTTGGAGCAGGTGGGATTGGTTGTGAGTTACTTAAGACTCTTGCTCTTTCTGGCTTTCAAGATATTCATATT ATTGACATGGACACCATAGAAGTAAGCAACCTTAATAGACAATTTCTGTTCCGTCAATCACATGTTGGACAGTCTAAAGCAAAG GTCGCTCGTGATGCCGTGTTAAGATTTAGGCCTCACATAAGCATTACCCCTTACCATGCAAATGTGAAGGATTCTAACTTCAATGTCGACTTCTTCAAGCAATTTAATGTTGTTCTGAATGGACTTGATAACTTGGATGCTAGGCGACATGTGAACCGCCTTTGCTTGGCTGCTGAAGTTCCTTTGGTTGAAAGTGGAACTACTGGGTTCCTAGGACAG GTTACAGTGCATGTGAAGGGAAAAACAGAGTGCTATGAGTGTCAACCTAAACCTGCCCCAAAGACATATCCTGTCTGCACAATTACTAGTACTCCATCAAAG TTTGTTCACTGTATTGTTTGGGCGAAGGAACTGCTTTTTGCAAAATTATTTGGAGACAAGAACCAGGTAAATGATTTAAATGTGCGCTCTAATGATGCTTGTAGCTCATCTGAAAACACAAACGATGTATTTGAATGGAGAGATGATGAAGACTTTGAGCAATATGGAAGAAGAATATATGATCATGTTTTCGGCTATAACATTGAACTAGCTTTGTCTGATGAAGAGACATGGAAAAAACGCAATAAGCCAAGGCCCATCTATAGTAGGGATGTCCTGCCTGACAAAATGATCCAACAGAATGGAAATGTTGATAAAACTGATGATCTTTCTTCAGCATCTGCCATGGCATCTTTAGGCCTAAAGAATCCACAGGATATATGGTGCCTAATGGAAAATACAAGAGTTTTTCTGGAGGCTTTGAAGCTATTTTTTACAAACAGAAAAAAG GAGATTGGGAACCTGAGTTTTGACAAAGATGATCAGCTAGCTGTGGAATTTGTTACTGCAGCTGCAAATATTCGGGCTGCTTCATTTAACATTCCTTCACACAGCCTTTTTGAAGCTAAAGGTATTGCTGGGAATATTGTACATGCTGTTGCAACAACAAATGCTATTGTAGCTGGTTTAATTGTCATTGAAGCAATCAAGGTGTTGAAAAAGGATACTGACTGTTACAG AGAAAAGCTAATGAG GATGACATATTGTCTCGAACATCCATCTAAAAAAATGCTTCTTATGCCAGTGGAACCCTTTGAGCCAAACAAGTCCTGCTTTGTTTGTTCTTCTCAG ACACCTCTGTCACTGGAGATTAATACTCATCGTTCAAAGTTGCGGGATTTTGTTGAAAAGATAGTAAAAGCCAAGCTTGGTATGAACTCCCCCCTGATTATGTGTGGCGCAGCCCTTCTTTATGAGGTTGGTGATGATCTTGAAGAAGACATGATAGCAAATTATACAGCAAACCTTGAAAAG GTACTATCTGAGCTTCCTTCTCCAGTCACTGGTGGGAAAATGCTCACAGTAGAGGATCTTCAACAGGAGTTCACATGCAATATCTATATTAAGCATAG AGAAGAATTTGATGAGGAGAAAGAACCTGATGGAATGGTTCTTTCAGGATGGACACAAGCTCCTCCTGAGAAGAAGGATGATAAAACATCTATTGGAAATGGTGCAAGTTCATCAAAATCATTGCCAACAGAGCCTATGGATGCCCAGAAAGATATTGAGGTGAAAGAAATTTCAGATGGGACTGCTAGTCcaggaaagaagagaaaaatgccTGAGTTTTCCGAGGGCTGCACTCTGGATCAGTCAAATGATGCTGATGAAACTAGGAATGACAAGAAAATCCAAAAGCTtgacgatgacgatgacgatgaccTTGTCATGCTTGATCATTGGGGTAAGGACACAAGCAAGAAGCAAAGATTGCAGTAG